A section of the Salminus brasiliensis chromosome 10, fSalBra1.hap2, whole genome shotgun sequence genome encodes:
- the LOC140564696 gene encoding gap junction delta-2 protein, with translation MGEWTILERLLEAAVQQHSTMIGRILLTVVVIFRILIVAIVGETVYDDEQTMFICNALQPGCNQACYDKAFPISHIRYWVFQIIMVCTPSLCFITYSVHQSAKQKERRYSTVFLTVDSKDQDSMKREDSKKIKNTIVNGVLQNTENSTKEAEPDCLEVKEIPNATMRTTKSKMRRQEGISRFYIIQVVFRNALEIGFLVGQYFLYGFNVPAVYECDRYPCIKEVECYVSRPTEKTVFLVFMFAVSGFCVVLNLAELNHLGWRKIKTAVRGVQARRKSIYEIRNKDLPRMSVPNFGRTQSSDSAYV, from the exons ATGGGGGAATGGACCATACTAGAGAGGCTCCTGGAGGCTGCTGTCCAGCAGCACTCCACTATGATAGGAAG GATCCTACTCACTGTGGTGGTGATCTTCAGGATCCTAATCGTAGCCATAGTTGGAGAGACAGTTTACGACGACGAGCAAACCATGTTCATCTGTAACGCTTTACAACCGGGCTGCAACCAGGCGTGCTACGACAAGGCTTTCCCCATTTCCCACATCAGGTACTGGGTGTTCCAGATCATCATGGTGTGCACCCCGAGCCTGTGCTTTATCACCTACTCAGTCCATCAGTCGGCCAAGCAGAAGGAGAGGCGCTACTCCACCGTCTTCCTCACGGTGGACAGCAAGGACCAAGACTCGATGAAGCGTGAGGACAGCAAAAAGATCAAAAACACCATCGTGAACGGAGTACTGCAGAACACGGAGAACTCCACTAAAGAAGCCGAGCCTGACTGCCTGGAGGTCAAGGAGATCCCCAACGCCACCATGAGGACTACCAAGTCCAAAATGAGGCGCCAGGAGGGCATCTCGAGATTTTACATCATCCAGGTGGTGTTCAGGAACGCGCTGGAGATCGGCTTCTTGGTGGGCCAATACTTCTTGTACGGCTTCAACGTGCCCGCAGTGTACGAGTGCGACCGGTACCCGTGCATCAAGGAGGTTGAGTGCTACGTATCGCGGCCCACGGAGAAGACGGTCTTCCTCGTGTTCATGTTCGCGGTCAGCGGCTTCTGCGTGGTGCTCAATCTAGCCGAGCTCAACCACCTGGGCTGGAGGAAGATCAAGACAGCCGTGAGGGGCGTGCAGGCCCGCAGGAAGTCCATCTACGAGATCAGGAACAAGGACTTGCCCCGCATGAGCGTGCCCAATTTCGGCCGCACTCAGTCCAGTGACTCTGCCTACGTGtag